The nucleotide window AATGCCAGAAAGAAAGTGCTGAAGTTAGACATCGGCTGACCCTGCAGACTCTCTATCCCTCTCGACATCGGAAGAATGTAGTAACGGACGCTGACTCCGAACAGGCTGTTTTGATCGAGCCCGAAGTAAGCACCCCCGCCCACATATCCTCCCAATCCGAAATACGAATGCGCTCCGGCGACGCTTCTGGAGAACGGCTGGTCATACGGCATCGACAACACCACGTTCGGTCCGACACCGGCGAGAACGTACGGACGAAATGAATCCGTTATGTCGTCCTTGAAAAGCCTGTACTGAAGTCCGATCATCGCGGGGAAAACGAAAAGTTGATTGACTTTCCCGATGACTGTCTTTTGAATATTTCCATAAAAATCATAGTAATACGTCTCCGTTTCGTTCGGGGCTTTAGCCTCCGAGCCGCTTATGGAGATCGTCCAGGATAGCGGCCCGCCGATGGATTGCCTATAGAAAAAGCCGAGACCGAAGCCGCTGTTGCCCAGCATGATGTCCGCTCCCAACGCGTTTGCCTTCTCAGCAGTGTCGGGCGCGACATCCTTTATCGGGAGGAACGCGTATTCCGAATCCGGATTCGACGTTGCTGTCGATTGCTGCGCGAAAGCCTGCGCTTCGAAAAGGAGAAGGAAGAATGCAAGACATCCACTCAACTTGATCATGTTATTCTCGGGTTTGGACTTCAATGTACATCGTTTTGACGCCAGCCATCTATCTAAAGATTAAACCAAAAAACGGTTCAATCAAGTTCCACAAAAATTGCGGACACGTCAACGCACTTCGTATGCGTCAAATTTGAGGTATTCAGTCTCCGGCATCGAGGGCAAAACCGGGTGATCTGGCGCTGCACCGGCACGATGAAGGAGCTGGAGGGTTCGTCCGCACCTCAGAGCGGCGTCGTTGACTATCTCCTCGAATGTCTCTCTGTACACGTGGTGAGAACATGAGCTCGTGAGAAGAGTACCGTTCTTCACTAAGAGCCCGAATATCTTTTCGTGCAGACGCCTGTATGCCACCTTGGCTGCGGTCACACTTTTCCTATTGTGCGTGAAACTTGGGGGATCACAGACTACCACATCGAAAGTACCTCCTGACGATGCCACACCACTCATGAACTCATTTACATCTGCCGTTTCTACGGAAACGTTCTTGAGCCCATTAAGTTCGGAATTGATTCGGAGTGCCAAAGTTGCCTGCTGAGAGGAATCGACCGCGAGGACCGATTCCGCGCCATGGTGAGCGAGATTCAATGCGAAACCGCCCTCGTTCGAGAAAAGATCGAGTACGCGAGCACCTTGAGCAAATCTTCGTGAGAAGATTCTGTTGAGTCGTTGGTCAAAATAGAATCCCGTCTTCTGTCCCCGGAACGGGTTGATCCGAAAGACAACACCCTCCTCGTCATAATCGGCGGTCTGCTCCACACCATGAAGAATCGATCTGGTCTGGGGAAGCCCTTCGAGCTCACGAGTGGGGCTTTCGTTTCGTTCATAAATTGCAGCGGGGGAAAAGAGCCCATGAAGCGCATCCAAAATAAACGGCATTCGCTTTTCCATCGCGGCCGAAGAGATTTGAATAC belongs to Candidatus Kryptoniota bacterium and includes:
- a CDS encoding class I SAM-dependent rRNA methyltransferase codes for the protein MKHAAVRLKPKEDGRIAAGHCWVFSNEIAEVTGDPQVGDVVEVKSSREKSLGFGFYNPNTLISVRMFTKEFREPDKTFFVDRIKDALGIRDRLFNVPYYRLVYGESDFLPGLIIDRFNGLFSIQISSAAMEKRMPFILDALHGLFSPAAIYERNESPTRELEGLPQTRSILHGVEQTADYDEEGVVFRINPFRGQKTGFYFDQRLNRIFSRRFAQGARVLDLFSNEGGFALNLAHHGAESVLAVDSSQQATLALRINSELNGLKNVSVETADVNEFMSGVASSGGTFDVVVCDPPSFTHNRKSVTAAKVAYRRLHEKIFGLLVKNGTLLTSSCSHHVYRETFEEIVNDAALRCGRTLQLLHRAGAAPDHPVLPSMPETEYLKFDAYEVR